A single region of the Pseudomonas solani genome encodes:
- a CDS encoding LysE family translocator: MLDLDTFVIFTCAVALLLISPGPNMAFVISHGVSCGWRGGLAAALGISLADATLTLLTAAGITGLVAAWPPSFDIIRFAGALYLAWMAWKTLRSSATAGDTGVAPLPLRTVLMRATLNSLLNPKALLFFIVFLPQFVVPERGPIAEQLLLLGALLTLLAFLFHAALGLVGGAMAHRLNGRGRFASLQRWGLASLFGALALRLVVMQRPA, encoded by the coding sequence ATGCTCGACCTCGACACCTTCGTCATCTTCACCTGTGCGGTGGCGCTGCTGCTGATCTCGCCGGGGCCGAACATGGCCTTCGTCATCAGCCACGGGGTTTCCTGCGGCTGGCGCGGTGGCCTGGCGGCGGCGCTGGGCATCAGCCTGGCGGATGCGACCCTGACCCTGCTCACCGCCGCCGGCATCACCGGCCTGGTGGCGGCCTGGCCGCCCTCCTTCGACATCATCCGTTTCGCCGGCGCGCTCTACCTCGCCTGGATGGCCTGGAAGACCCTGCGCAGCAGCGCCACCGCCGGCGACACAGGCGTCGCGCCGCTGCCGCTGCGGACGGTGCTGATGCGCGCCACCCTCAACAGCCTGCTCAACCCCAAGGCGCTGCTGTTCTTCATCGTCTTCCTGCCACAGTTCGTGGTGCCCGAGCGCGGCCCCATCGCCGAGCAGCTCCTGCTGCTGGGCGCCCTGCTCACCCTGCTGGCCTTCCTCTTCCATGCCGCCCTCGGCCTGGTGGGCGGAGCCATGGCACACCGCCTCAACGGCCGTGGCCGCTTCGCCAGCCTGCAGAGATGGGGC
- a CDS encoding protein activator, giving the protein MNPYKAALKILALLGLAIWSLVSSAFTPGGAFTATGPFSVKYNPVLPAVTCTLTVHGVANPGGGASVTAATLTGSNPLCANIAPQGLPWPWQPTSVTTVNVSNMGIKIGTVTCSAATLATTWSNASNSLSATSLPWGSCTLQSLTLVTTPALTLP; this is encoded by the coding sequence ATGAACCCCTATAAAGCCGCCCTGAAGATACTGGCCCTGCTCGGCCTGGCCATCTGGTCCCTGGTCTCCTCCGCCTTCACCCCGGGCGGCGCCTTCACCGCCACCGGCCCCTTCAGCGTGAAGTACAACCCGGTGCTGCCGGCGGTCACCTGCACGCTCACGGTGCATGGGGTCGCCAACCCCGGCGGTGGCGCCTCCGTGACGGCCGCCACCCTGACCGGCAGCAACCCGCTCTGCGCGAACATTGCCCCGCAAGGCCTGCCCTGGCCCTGGCAACCGACCAGCGTCACGACCGTGAATGTCAGCAATATGGGCATCAAGATCGGCACCGTGACCTGCAGCGCCGCAACGCTGGCCACCACCTGGAGCAACGCCAGCAACAGCCTGTCGGCGACCAGCCTGCCTTGGGGCAGTTGCACCCTGCAGAGCCTGACCCTGGTGACCACGCCGGCGCTCACCCTGCCCTGA